One window of the Ureibacillus sp. FSL W7-1570 genome contains the following:
- the mdcD gene encoding biotin-independent malonate decarboxylase subunit beta has product MVKVMTNSLVESFARERAFQLLDQGSAYEILGPFDRFGSPHLEKQNIVPQFDDGMIIVKGKLNGNDAVVISIEGKFQGGGIGEVSGAKFAGTLEKVLKECKKGNRIYPIIIYDTGGVRLQEANYGLLSIAEISAAIVELREYVPVVGIIPGKIGSFGGMSLTAGLCSALIMTREGRLGMNGPEVIQQEAGIRELDSKNNPLIWKMIGGAARKEAGLIDILVEDDVQNFKEAILSVWNGEIELKNRTKQIDYYLSLYKSCTLEERILPEVARELLAAGTERQNTELPVPTEVVQSTGRKWFDLLTDGKPSISEVPSVLVADTAINGIKARVIAVVPNPESIYYRARKGEVGLLEGWTIAKYVQQAIDEDCDAAEKRLIIPIVDVPSQAFGYHEELLGLYLACSAAIDAYATARLAGHPIVTAIVGNAISGAFLSHGMQGNRLIALNDDGVNVHVMSKKSAAIITMRSIEELDEAAKEVPAMAYDIQSFNQLGALYQLLDGVNAKNPNEEDKKVVMDAIIDAYHDIQKHNARDLSCRLTSEIARNGGRAASIKVREMIEAQWN; this is encoded by the coding sequence ATGGTAAAGGTTATGACGAATAGTTTAGTAGAAAGTTTTGCGCGGGAAAGGGCATTCCAGCTGCTGGACCAAGGAAGCGCTTATGAAATTTTAGGCCCTTTTGATCGGTTTGGGTCTCCGCATTTGGAAAAACAAAACATCGTCCCTCAATTTGATGATGGCATGATTATTGTAAAAGGAAAACTGAATGGCAATGATGCCGTCGTGATCTCCATTGAAGGAAAATTCCAGGGCGGCGGAATTGGGGAAGTGTCGGGAGCCAAGTTCGCAGGCACATTGGAAAAAGTCTTAAAAGAATGCAAGAAGGGCAATAGGATATACCCTATTATCATTTACGATACAGGTGGAGTGCGTTTGCAAGAAGCGAATTACGGCTTGCTCTCCATTGCGGAAATCAGTGCGGCCATCGTGGAATTGCGAGAGTATGTGCCTGTTGTCGGCATCATTCCAGGAAAAATCGGATCGTTTGGCGGCATGTCGTTAACAGCGGGACTATGCAGTGCATTGATTATGACGCGGGAAGGCCGATTGGGAATGAACGGACCGGAAGTCATCCAGCAAGAAGCGGGCATTCGGGAACTGGATTCCAAAAATAACCCATTGATATGGAAAATGATTGGTGGAGCAGCACGCAAAGAAGCTGGATTGATTGATATTTTGGTGGAAGATGATGTACAGAACTTTAAAGAAGCGATTTTGAGCGTTTGGAACGGAGAAATTGAACTCAAAAATAGAACAAAACAAATTGATTATTATTTATCGTTATATAAATCTTGTACATTGGAAGAAAGAATATTGCCAGAAGTTGCAAGGGAATTGTTAGCGGCAGGAACTGAAAGGCAAAATACAGAATTGCCGGTTCCAACAGAAGTTGTACAAAGCACAGGGAGAAAGTGGTTCGACTTATTAACGGATGGGAAGCCGTCCATAAGTGAAGTTCCGTCGGTATTAGTAGCAGATACAGCGATAAATGGCATCAAAGCACGCGTCATTGCGGTTGTACCAAATCCGGAAAGCATTTATTACCGTGCCCGGAAAGGGGAAGTTGGTTTATTGGAAGGATGGACCATCGCAAAATATGTGCAGCAGGCGATTGATGAGGACTGCGATGCAGCCGAAAAACGGCTAATTATTCCGATTGTCGATGTACCAAGCCAAGCCTTTGGTTATCATGAAGAATTGCTCGGCCTTTATTTGGCTTGTTCCGCGGCAATCGATGCTTATGCAACAGCGAGACTTGCAGGGCATCCAATTGTGACGGCGATTGTTGGAAATGCGATTTCCGGGGCGTTCTTGTCCCACGGCATGCAAGGGAACCGATTAATCGCTTTAAATGATGATGGCGTCAACGTCCATGTGATGTCGAAAAAGTCGGCGGCAATCATCACGATGCGTTCCATCGAAGAACTGGATGAAGCAGCGAAGGAAGTTCCGGCGATGGCTTATGATATCCAGTCCTTCAATCAACTGGGAGCTCTTTATCAATTGTTGGATGGCGTTAATGCGAAAAATCCAAACGAGGAAGACAAAAAGGTGGTAATGGATGCCATTATCGATGCATATCACGACATTCAAAAGCACAATGCCCGGGATTTATCTTGTCGGTTAACATCTGAAATTGCGCGAAACGGCGGCAGAGCGGCTTCGATTAAGGTAAGAGAGATGATTGAGGCGCAATGGAATTGA
- a CDS encoding malonate decarboxylase holo-ACP synthase, whose translation MELKVHDIVKWESIDHLEKTTPIPDWVYDAPAAKNYGVVRRMPIMNGMVPIGLRGSTREQRFGTFIHQSHIVEVMTPVDLVDRIEGYANEIHLPPLKKIKEAFEQFNLRWGPTGSVGFELATGISVTTERSDIDVCIYMDAIDRELLAEAGKFLETLGRRIDVQVELASVGAFLLNDFLKHEKSGFVLRTPFGPQLCTTVENRIRLLVNH comes from the coding sequence ATGGAATTGAAGGTACATGATATTGTGAAATGGGAAAGCATTGATCATCTCGAAAAAACAACGCCGATTCCGGATTGGGTGTATGATGCACCGGCAGCCAAAAACTATGGGGTAGTCAGAAGAATGCCGATTATGAACGGTATGGTTCCCATCGGTTTGCGCGGCAGTACAAGGGAACAGCGCTTCGGAACGTTTATTCATCAAAGCCATATTGTAGAAGTGATGACGCCTGTGGATTTAGTGGATCGAATTGAAGGATATGCCAATGAAATCCACCTTCCCCCTTTGAAAAAGATAAAAGAGGCTTTTGAGCAATTCAACTTGCGATGGGGGCCGACTGGAAGCGTCGGATTTGAGCTCGCAACGGGTATTTCGGTGACGACAGAAAGAAGCGATATTGACGTATGCATTTATATGGATGCAATCGATCGGGAATTGCTGGCGGAAGCAGGGAAGTTTTTGGAAACGTTAGGGCGAAGAATCGACGTACAGGTTGAATTGGCTTCGGTCGGTGCGTTTTTATTAAACGACTTTTTAAAGCATGAAAAATCAGGGTTTGTGCTAAGAACGCCATTTGGCCCCCAATTATGCACGACAGTGGAAAACCGAATTCGATTGCTTGTAAATCATTAA
- a CDS encoding NUDIX hydrolase, with product MEYYKFLRQYVGTKPLILPGSVVIICNEKGEVLLQKRPEGRWGLPGGLMELWESFEEVAEREVREEIGLEIRNLKLLHVFSGKEFYTKTPNGDEFYSVTAVFYTNEFEGTLQCQPSETLEVRFFHPNNLPDNMVGSHRRFVQLFVKS from the coding sequence ATGGAATACTATAAATTTTTAAGACAGTATGTTGGGACAAAACCGTTAATTTTACCGGGATCGGTAGTGATCATCTGCAACGAAAAAGGAGAAGTGCTGTTGCAAAAACGGCCAGAAGGTAGATGGGGGCTTCCAGGAGGATTAATGGAGCTGTGGGAAAGCTTTGAAGAAGTGGCGGAGCGGGAAGTGCGAGAAGAAATCGGTTTGGAAATCCGAAACTTAAAACTCCTTCACGTTTTCTCAGGGAAGGAATTTTACACCAAAACCCCAAACGGCGATGAGTTTTATAGCGTTACAGCGGTATTTTATACGAATGAATTCGAAGGAACCCTGCAATGCCAACCCTCCGAAACCCTCGAAGTTCGTTTCTTCCACCCAAACAACCTCCCCGACAACATGGTAGGGAGTCATAGGAGGTTTGTTCAGTTATTTGTAAAATCTTAA
- a CDS encoding DUF3427 domain-containing protein has protein sequence MYVCIFNCHFIHFLLAKNTLIVGSSNLTDRALKTNYEWNVFLTSLENGEIINHFKNQFEVAWNEGTQLTNEWINDYKQIYQLKPFVSSKSSNVLELNTTYLTNSLAESLSIKPNKMQSAALKELKKLRETGAKKGLIISATGTGKTYLSAFDVRNFAPNRMLFIVHREQILKKAMQDYKKILGGQEEDFGILSGNSKDINAKYLFATIQTISKDSYLKLFEQDYFDYILIDEVHKAGAASYLKVINYFTPKFMLGMTATPERTDNFNIYELFDYNIAYEIRLQAALAEDMLCPFHYFGVIDYEKNGELIDDTSDLRKLTSNERVHHIIEKINYYGYSGDSVKGLMFCSSKEEAHNLSTALNARGLKTIALTGDNTQEEREKAIEKLEKGELEYIVTVDIFNEGIDIPFLNQIVMLRQTQSSIIFIQQLGRGLRKHPSKDYVTIIDFIGNYKNNYLIPIALSGDQSLNKDNIRRKTVNTDYISGVSTINFEEIAKKRIFESINNTNLSTLKMLREAYMELKNRIGRIPTLYDFILQNSIDPEVIIKSSDNYHSFLLKMKEDVPNLSDYEQSVLTMFSKEFINGKRIHEIILIELLLESDSVLKQNYIKKLKEFGTYVDEATINSVETIFSLKFFTQKDIEKYGLKPIIEMDNGKYNFNSDIQECLHNNYFRKLIVDIVKCGYIKNQKYDKTQPLTLYEKYSRRDVCKLLNWPHDDSSTIYGYRAKYNTCPIFVTYHKKDNVESSQAYGDEFLSPELFRWFTRNRLTLNSKEVKNILSYKENGMKIYLFIKKDDGEGTDFYYLGEVDIAENSAKNEEMMDDNGKTLPVVSMNLILERPVKYDVYHYLVEE, from the coding sequence GTGTATGTATGCATTTTTAATTGCCATTTCATACATTTTCTACTTGCCAAAAACACCCTTATAGTTGGTAGTTCTAACTTAACCGATAGAGCATTAAAAACGAACTACGAATGGAACGTTTTTTTAACGTCTTTAGAAAATGGGGAAATTATCAATCACTTTAAAAATCAATTTGAAGTTGCTTGGAATGAAGGAACTCAACTAACTAACGAATGGATTAATGATTACAAACAAATTTACCAATTAAAACCTTTTGTTTCTTCAAAATCTTCAAATGTTCTAGAGCTGAACACAACATATTTAACTAATTCTTTAGCTGAAAGCCTATCAATTAAACCAAATAAAATGCAATCGGCAGCATTAAAGGAATTAAAAAAATTACGAGAAACTGGTGCAAAAAAAGGATTAATTATCTCTGCAACTGGTACAGGAAAAACCTATTTGTCTGCTTTTGACGTCCGAAATTTTGCACCAAACAGAATGTTGTTTATTGTACATCGAGAACAAATTTTAAAGAAAGCCATGCAAGATTATAAAAAAATCCTTGGTGGACAAGAAGAAGACTTTGGTATACTTTCAGGAAATTCAAAAGATATAAATGCTAAATACTTATTCGCCACTATTCAAACAATTTCAAAAGATTCTTATCTCAAACTATTTGAGCAAGACTATTTTGATTATATTTTAATTGATGAAGTACATAAAGCCGGAGCAGCATCTTACTTAAAAGTAATTAATTATTTTACTCCTAAATTTATGCTTGGTATGACAGCAACGCCTGAACGGACAGACAACTTCAATATATATGAATTATTTGATTACAACATTGCTTACGAAATACGATTACAAGCTGCTTTAGCAGAAGATATGTTATGCCCTTTCCATTACTTCGGTGTTATAGACTATGAAAAAAATGGTGAGTTAATTGACGATACTTCCGATTTAAGAAAACTTACATCTAATGAAAGAGTTCATCATATTATTGAAAAAATAAATTACTACGGTTATTCCGGTGATAGCGTAAAAGGACTTATGTTCTGTAGTTCAAAAGAAGAAGCTCACAATCTTTCAACGGCTTTAAATGCTAGAGGCTTAAAAACAATTGCACTAACTGGGGATAACACACAAGAAGAACGTGAGAAAGCAATCGAAAAATTAGAAAAAGGCGAATTAGAATACATAGTAACTGTAGATATATTTAACGAAGGTATAGATATCCCCTTCTTAAATCAGATTGTTATGCTTCGTCAAACTCAATCAAGCATTATTTTTATTCAGCAATTAGGTCGCGGTTTACGTAAACATCCATCGAAAGACTATGTTACAATTATCGACTTTATTGGAAACTATAAAAATAACTATTTAATTCCTATTGCTTTATCAGGAGATCAATCATTAAATAAAGATAATATTCGACGAAAAACTGTTAATACTGATTATATCAGTGGAGTTTCTACCATTAACTTTGAAGAAATTGCAAAGAAACGCATTTTCGAATCTATAAACAATACAAATTTATCAACATTAAAAATGTTACGAGAAGCCTATATGGAATTAAAAAATCGTATTGGTAGAATCCCAACCTTATATGATTTTATTCTACAAAACTCAATAGATCCTGAAGTGATCATTAAATCTTCTGATAACTATCACTCTTTCTTATTAAAAATGAAAGAAGATGTACCGAATCTTTCCGATTACGAACAATCTGTACTTACAATGTTTTCAAAAGAATTTATAAATGGAAAAAGAATTCATGAAATCATTTTAATTGAATTGTTACTTGAAAGCGATTCCGTTTTAAAACAAAATTATATTAAGAAATTAAAAGAATTCGGTACTTACGTTGATGAAGCAACAATTAATTCTGTAGAAACCATTTTTTCATTGAAATTCTTTACACAAAAAGATATTGAAAAGTACGGTTTAAAACCAATTATTGAAATGGATAACGGAAAATATAATTTTAATAGTGATATTCAAGAATGTCTGCATAATAATTATTTTAGAAAATTAATTGTAGATATCGTGAAATGCGGATACATTAAGAACCAAAAATATGATAAAACACAACCTTTAACGTTATATGAAAAATACTCCCGACGTGATGTATGTAAGCTATTAAACTGGCCTCATGACGATTCATCAACAATATATGGTTATCGAGCAAAATACAATACCTGTCCTATATTTGTAACATATCACAAGAAAGATAATGTGGAATCAAGTCAAGCATATGGGGATGAATTCCTCTCTCCAGAACTGTTTCGATGGTTTACTCGTAATCGTTTGACTTTGAACTCTAAAGAAGTAAAAAATATCTTATCTTATAAAGAAAATGGTATGAAAATTTATCTATTTATAAAGAAAGATGATGGAGAGGGTACAGATTTTTACTACTTAGGCGAAGTAGATATTGCAGAAAATAGTGCAAAGAATGAAGAGATGATGGATGATAACGGTAAAACTCTTCCAGTAGTTTCAATGAATTTGATTTTGGAACGACCAGTTAAGTATGATGTTTATCATTATTTAGTGGAAGAATAA
- the istB gene encoding IS21-like element helper ATPase IstB encodes MEQMIKEYAKRLKLSWIPANYHTIHAETNEEFLLKLFEREVQHRDERRINLLLKQATLPKIPNKPYDWREIQLAPGITKDYILEGEFTKNQENLIFYGGVGTGKTFLSTLIALNLMKKQGKRVKFYTAASIVNALLEANEKGDLGKFLNQIEKLDLLILDELGYIPLHKQGAELLFQVISMCYETKSIIVTTNLPFSQWNNVFGDPILTEAVIDRLIHHSHLIIFNGESHRYKDSISQR; translated from the coding sequence ATGGAACAAATGATTAAGGAATATGCCAAAAGACTAAAATTAAGCTGGATTCCAGCCAATTACCATACCATCCATGCGGAAACAAATGAGGAATTTTTACTGAAGCTGTTTGAACGAGAAGTGCAGCATCGAGATGAGAGAAGGATAAATTTACTACTAAAACAGGCGACATTGCCGAAAATTCCAAATAAACCTTATGATTGGCGGGAGATTCAACTAGCCCCAGGCATCACAAAAGATTATATTTTAGAAGGTGAGTTTACGAAAAATCAGGAAAACCTTATCTTCTATGGCGGAGTGGGAACCGGTAAAACATTCCTTTCCACTCTCATCGCCCTCAATTTGATGAAAAAACAAGGAAAAAGAGTGAAGTTCTATACGGCCGCCTCCATTGTCAATGCTTTATTGGAGGCCAATGAAAAAGGTGACCTTGGTAAATTTCTCAATCAAATCGAAAAGTTGGATCTCTTGATTCTTGATGAATTGGGCTATATTCCATTGCATAAACAGGGGGCAGAGTTATTATTTCAAGTTATTTCCATGTGTTATGAAACCAAAAGCATCATTGTGACAACCAATTTACCGTTTAGCCAATGGAATAATGTCTTTGGCGATCCCATTTTAACAGAGGCCGTCATTGATCGGCTGATTCATCATTCTCATTTAATCATCTTCAATGGTGAAAGTCACCGATACAAAGACTCAATCTCTCAACGTTAA